In the genome of Streptomyces sp. Q6, the window TGCCGGCGACGATCACGATCGACAGGAAGTGCGGCAGATACGAGACCGACTGGACGAAACGTTTCAACGCGGTGCGCCGGACCTCGTTGAGCAGCAGCGCGAGGACGATCGGCACGGGGAAGCAGAACAGCAGGGTCAGGAAGCCCATCCAGAGCGTGTTCCGGAAGACCTGCCAGAAGGCGGGGTCGCTGAGGAACATGTCCACATAGCGCAGCCCCACCCAGTCCTCGCCGAGGATCGAGCCGCCCGGCTGGAAGCGGCGGAAGGCGATGACGTTGCCGATCATCGGCAGATAGCGGAACACCAGGAAGAACAGGATCGGCAGGAGGGCCAGGGAGTACACCTGCCAGTCGCGGCGCAGTGCCTGGCGCCAGGTGCGTCTGCCCGAAGGGATGTCGCGCGGCGGCGGCGGGTCCTGGGCGGGTTCGGTACGGGGCGGGCTGCCCGTCATGGCGGACGTACTCATGCAGGGCCTTTCGTCACACGGGCATGCTCGGGGGCGCGCTGCGGCGCTCAGGGGCAGGGAAAGGCGGACCGAGAACTTTCAGGAATCTTCCGGTAACGTCGCCGCAACCTAAAGCCGCTCCCGACCCCTGTCAATGGGGTTCGTAGCAACGGGAGTTGGACCCCCGACCCGCTGTGAGGTGCCCTTGCCCGCCTTCGACCTGCCGCTCGACCAACTGGAGCGCTACCGTCCCGAGCCCGGCGAACCCGCCGACTTCGACGCCTTCTGGCGGGCCACCCTGAAGTCCTCCGCACACCCCGAACCGATCGTCCGTGCCCGGCCGACCGAGACGGGACTGACCCTCGTCGAGAGCTGGGACGTCACCTTCCGCGGCTTCGACGGCGACCCCGTCCACGCCTGGTACACCCGGCCCGCGGGCGTGCCCGAACCCCTGCCGGGCGTCGTCGAGTTCGCCGGGTACGGCCGCGGCCGCGGCCTCCCGCACGAGCGCCTGACCTGGGTGAACGCCGGATACGCGCATCTGCTCATGGACAACCGGGGCCAGGGCGACCAGTACGGCAACGGCGGCGCGACCCCCGACCCGCACACCCACGCCGCCGGCGGTCCCGGACCCGCCGTGCGCGGTCTGCTCGACCCGTACGACTTCCACTACCGGCGCCTGATCACCGACGCCGTGGGCGCGGTCGCCGCGCTGCGCGCTCTGCCCGGCGTCGACCCGGCACGCGTCGCCGCCGTCGGCAACAGCCAGGGCGGGGAGTGGCCCTCGCCGTCGCCGGACTCGTCCCCGACCTCGCGGCCGCGCTGGTCACGGCGCCGCTGCTGTGCGGCATCCGGCGCGCCCTCGACCTCACGGACGACGGGCCCTACGGGGAGATCGCGGGCTACCTCGCGGTGCACCGGGGCGCCGAGGCGGCCGCGTACCGGACGCTGTCGTACGTCGAGGGCGTCTCGTTCGCCCGCCGCGCCCACGCGCCCCTCCATCTCGGCGTCGGTCTGCGCGACACCGTGTGCCCGCCGAGCGGCGCGTACGCGGCGTACCACCGCTACGGCGAACTCACCGGGAAGGACCCGGCGCGGGAGATCCACGCCTACCCCTTCAACGGTCACGAGGGCGGCGACGCCGTGCACGTACGCCGTCAACTTGCCTGGCTGGGGGAGGTGCTGGCCGTGACAGAAGCGTAAGTTCAGGGCCTGACGTTCGGCGGGTCGGACAGATTGCCGACTCGTCCGGCGGCGCTTGACGACATGACCTACGGTTTTCCGGAAAGCGTCCGGAGATCTTTCGGGCGCACAGCGTGATGGAGGTGGGGTACGTGGCCCGCGACGGCGGCAAGGGCAAGGCAGCCACGCAGAGCGCGGACGGGCCGGGCAAGGTGACGATCACCGAGATCGCGCGGGAGGCCGGGGTCTCGGTCCCGACGGTCTCGCGGGTCGTGAACGGGCGCTCCGACGTGTCACCGGCCACCCGGGCCCGGGTGGAGGACCTGCTGCACCGGCACGGATACCAGCGGCGCCCGCCCGCGCCCGGCGACCGGGCGGCCCTGCTCGACCTGGTCTTCAACGATCTGGACAGCCCCTGGGCCGTGGAGATCATCCGCGGTGTCGAGGAGGTCGCGCACGAGGCCGGCGTGGGCACCGTGGTCTCCGCGATCCACGACCGGGCGGGCGCCGCGCGACAGTGGATGACCAATCTGCGGGCTCGCGCCTCCGACGGCGTGATCCTGGTGACGTCGGTGCTCGAACCCGGTCTGCACGAGGAACTGCGGCGCCTCGGCGTGCCGTTGGTGGTGATCGACCCGGCGGGCTCACCCGCCACCGAGGCGACGACCGTGGGCGCCACCAACTGGGCGGGCGGGATGGCGGCGACCGAGCATCTCCTCGCGCTCGGCCATCGCCGGATCGGGTTCATCGAGGGGCCGCCCCGGCTGCTGTGCTCGCGGGCCAGGCTCGACGGCTACCGGGCCGCCCTCGACGTGGCGGGCGTCCCCGTCGAGGACGAGCTGATCGTGCCCGGCGACTTCTACCACGAGTCGGGATTCACCGGCTGCAACGCGCTGTTGGACCTGGCCGCACCGCCCACCGCCGTCTTCGCCTCCAGTGACCAGATGGCCCTGGGCGCGATCGAGGCGCTGCGCCGGCGCGGCCTGCGGGTGCCCGAGGACATGAGCGTCGTCGGCTTCGACGACCTGCCCGAGGTGCGCTGGTCCGCGCCGCCGCTCACCACGGTCCGCCAGCCGCTCGCGGACATGGGCAAGCTGGCCGCCCGCTCCGTCCTCGATCTCACCCGCTCGGTCGCGCCCGCGTCGCCGCGGGTCGAGCTGGCGACGGAACTCGTGGTCAGGGCCAGTACGGCGGCTCCGCGCGACGTCTAGCGACCGGTAGAACCACGCATTCCGTCTCGGGGTGTCAACAGCCTTTTTTGTTAAGGGCGTTGACACCCCGTTCTCGTTTCCGTAACTTCCGTGGCCGTCTCCCGATAATTTTCGGATCACTTCCGGAAGGTGCGCCATGTCAGCCTCCGATTTCTCCCGCCGTCGATTCCTCGGCGCCGCCTCGGCGGCCGGTCTCGGCGCCGCAGCGCTCACCGCGTGCGGCGGCTCCGACTCCGGCAGTGGGAAGGACAGTTCCGGCCGGACCGTCATCGAATGGTGGAACATCCAGACCACGGAGCCGTCGAAGACCATCTGGCCGGAGCGGGCGAAGGCGTTCGAGGCCAAGAACCCCGATGTGCGCATCAAGCTCGTGACGCTGGAGAACGACGCCTACAAGTCCAAGATGACGGCGCTCACCAGCTCCGGAAAACTTCCGGACATCTACCACACCTGGGGTGGCGGAGTCCTCCAGCAGCAGATCGACGCGGGCCTCGTCGAGGACCTCACCACGTCCATGGAGCCGATGGCCGGCACCCTCGTCCCCGCGTCGGTCAAGGCCTACCAGTTCGACAGCAAGACGTACGCGATGCCCTTCGACATCGGCGCCGTCGGCTTCTGGTACAACAAGGCGCTCTTCAAGAAGGCCGGGATCAGCGCCCCGCCGACCACCTGGGACGACTACCTCGACACGGTCAAGAAGCTGAAGTCCGCGGGCGTCACCCCGATCGCCCTCGCGGGCAAGGAGAAGTGGCCCGGCATGTACTTCTGGTCCTACCTGTCGATGCGGATCGCCGGCGTCGACGGCATGCAGAAGGCCGCCGACGCCAAGGACTTCACCGGCGACGACTTCGTCAAGGCGGGTGAGCACCTCAAGGAGCTCGTCGCGCTCAAGCCGTTCCAGAAGGGCTTCCTCGGCGCCGCCTACTCCACCCCCAACGGAGAGGCCGCCACCATGGGCAACGGCAAGGCCGCCATGGAACTGATGGGCCAGTGGGCGCCCGTCGTCCAGGCCGACGCGGGCAAGGGCATCGGCAAGGACCTCGGCTTCTTCTCCTTCCCCTCGGTCGCCGGCGGCAAGGGCCAACTCACCGACGTGTTCGGCGGAGGCGGCGGCTACGCCGTCCGCAAGGGCGCCCCCAAGGCGGCCGTCGACTTCCTGAAGTTCTTCATGACGGCCGAGTCCGACCGCATCCTCGTCTCCAAGGCCAACATGATCCCGGTCGTCAAGGACGCCGCGAGCGCGCTGACCGACCCGAACCTCACCGCCGTGTCCGACATGCTCGGCAAGTCCACCGGCTTCCAGCTCTACCTCGACCAGGCCTACCCGCCGGCCGTCGGCCAGGAGGTCAACGACTCCGTGGCCGCCCTCATCGCCGGATCCAAGTCGCCCGAGCAGGTGGCCCGTTCGGTGACCCAGGTCGCCAAGAGCCAGTAAGGGACCATGACTTCGACCTACGTAAAGGACGCGCGGCCCGCCGTCGCCGAGGAGCCGCAGCGCGACCTCGGCAACCGGCGGCCGCTCGCCCGCCGCGTCACCGACTGGCTGACCGCCGTCTCCTTCACCCTGCCCGCCCTGATCCTGTTCGGCGCGCTCGTCCTCGCCCCGATCATGTACGCGGTGTACGTGAGCCTCTTCAACTGGGGCGGCTTCGGGTCCCCCACGGACTACACGGGCCTCGACAACTACAGCCGCCTGATCAAGGACCCGGTCTTCCTCGGCGACCTGTGGCGCGGCCTGCTCCTCGTCGGCTTCTCCATCCTGGTGCAGCTGCCGTTCGCGCTCGCCATGGCCGTCCTGCTGAACCAGAAGCTGCGCGGCCGGGCCCTCTACCGGATGCTGTTCTTCGCCCCGTACGTCCTGTCCGAGGTGATCACCGGCGTCCTGTTCTCCATGATCTTCGCGCCGGACGCCGGCCTCGCCGACAAGGTGCTCGGCGCGGTCGGCCTCGACGGCCTCGGCGGGCTCTGGTTCGCCGACCAGTCGACGGTCATGCCGACCCTGTTCCTCGTCATGACGTGGAAGTACTTCGGGTTCCACATGATGCTGTACCTGGCGGGACTCCAGGGCATCCCGGCCGAACTGCACGAGGCCGCCCGCATCGACGGCGCGAACGCCTGGGAGCGCTTCCGGTACATCACCCTGCCGCTGCTCGGACCCACGGTGCGGATCAGCGCGTTCCTGTCGGTCATCGGCGCCATCCAGCTCTTCGACCTGGTGTGGGTGACCTCGCAGGGCGGTCCCGACCACGCCTCCGAGACGATGGCCATCACCCTGTTCCAGTACGGCTTCAAGCGCTACCAGATCGGCTACGCCAGCGCGCTCAGCATCGCGCTGTTCCTCATCAGCCTCGTCTTCGCCCTCGCCTACCAGCGCTTCGTGCTGCGTCGCGACACCGAAGGAGCCCTCACGAACATGCGAGCCACCCGATGAGCGCCCCCGACACGGTGGGCCGCCGCCGCTTCGGCAAGGTGCCCCTGTACGTGATCGTGTGGCTGGTCGGCATCGTCATGGTGACCCCGCTGCTCTACGCCCTCATCTCCGGCTTCAAGTCCACCGACCAGCTCTCCAGCAACCCCTTCGGGCTGCCCTCGCCCTGGGTGACGTCCAACTACACGGACATCCTCGCCTCGGGGTCCTTCTGGCGGATGCTCGGCTCGTCCACGCTGGTCGCCATCGGGACGACCCTGCTGACGGTGGGGGCCGCGGCCCTCGCCGCCTTCTCCCTGGCCCGGTTCTCCTACCGGGGGCGGGAACTGCTCTTCACGCTCTTCACGATGGGGCTGATGTTCCCGTTCGCGGTGGCGATCCTGCCGCTGTTCATCCTGCTGCGCACCTTCGGACTCCTCGACAACCCGTGGGGCGTCATCCTGCCGCAGGCCGCGTTCGGCCTCCCCATCACCATCGTCATCCTGCGCGGCTTCTTCCGGCAGATCCCCGGCGAACTGGAGGAGGCGGCCACCCTCGACGGCTGCTCCCCGTTCGGCTTCTTCTGGCGGATCCTGCTGCCGATGGCCCGGCCCGCCCTCGGCACCGTCTCCGTGCTCGCCGTGGTGAGCAGCTGGAACAACTTCCTGCTGCCCCTCCTGGTGTTCAGCAACGAGACGTGGTGGACGATCCCGGTCGGCGTCCAGCAGTTCCAAGGGCAGTACGCCGCCGACATCGCCCGCGTCTTCGCCTACCTCGTCCTCGCCATGGTGCCCGCCCTCGCCTTCTACGCGGTGGCCGAACGGCAGCTGATCGGCGGCATCACGATGGGCGCCACCAAGGGCTGAGCCGCAGCGTCGCGGATCGCCATCACCCCCTGCACGTACCGCACTTGAGGAGTTCCATGGTCCAGCCCTGGCAGGACACCAGCCTGCCCGCGAAGGTCCGGGCGGCCGACCTGCTCGCCCGGATGACCAGCGAGGAGAAGAAGGCCCAGCTCTCCAGTGTGTGGCTGGGCGCCGACATCGAGACCGACACCGCGGCGGTGGCGCCCGGACAGCACGCGTACGTCGCCGAGAGCGCGGTCCTCGACGCCCTGCTCCCGCACGGCCTCGGGCAGCTGACCCGCCCCTTCGGCACCGTCCCCGTGGAACCGGCCGAAGGCGCCGCGCGGCTGGCCGAGCTGCAGCACCGGATCCGCGAGGGGAACCGGTTCGAGGTGCCCGCCCTCGCCCACGAGGAGTGCCTCACCGGCTTCGCCGCCTGGCAGGCCACCGTGTTCCCGACGCCCCTCGCCTGGGGCGCCACCTTCGACCCGGCCCTGATCACCGAGATGGCCGAGGCCATCGGTACGTCGATGCGCACGGTCGGCATCCACCAGGGCCTCGCCCCCGTCCTCGACGTCGTACGCGATCCGCGCTGGGGCCGCACCGAGGAGTCCATCGGCGAGGACCCCTACCTGGTCGGCACGGTCGGCGCCGCCTATGTGCGGGGCCTGGAGGCCGCCGGCATCGTCGCCACCCTCAAGCACTTCGCCGGCTACTCGGCCTCCCGCGGCGCCCGCAACCACGCGCCGGCGTCGCTCGGCCCGCGCGAGCTCGCGGACGTCATCCTGCCGCCGTTCGAGATGGCGCTGCGCGAGGGCGGGGCCCGCTCCGTGATGGCCTCCTACAACGACATCGACGGGCTGCCCGGCCACGTCCACGCCGGGCTGCTCACCCGACTCCTGCGCGAGGAGTGGGGGTTCACCGGCACGGTCGTCGCCGACTACTTCGGCATCGCGTTCCTGGAGTCCGCTCACAAGGTCGCCGCCTCCGAGGGGGACGCCGCCCGGCTCGCCCTCGCCGCCGGCGTCGACGTCGAACTGCCGGCCGCGCGCTGCCTGCCCGCCGCCGGCCACATCCCCGAGGACCTGCTCGACCGCGCCGCGCTGCGCGTCCTCACGCAGAAGTGCGAACTCGGGCTGCTCGACCCGGGCTGGGAGCCGGTCACCGGCGACGAGCCCATCGACCTGAACCCCCCTCAGATGCGGGACCTGGCGCGTGCGGTGGCACAGGAGTCGGTCGTGCTGCTCGCCAACGACGCGGGGCTGCTGCCACTGCCCGACGGGCTGCGCGTCGCCCTGGTCGGCCCCCTCGCCGACGAACAGGCCGCGATGCTCGGCTGCTACACGTTCCCGCGGCACGTCGGCGTCAACCACCCCGGGCTCGCCGCCGGTGTCGAGGTGCCGACGCTCGCCGAAGCGCTCCGCGCGGAGCTGCCCGGCGCCGTCTTCGTCGACGACCCGGCGGACGCCGACGTGTGCCTCGCCGTCGTCGGTGACCGCTCGGGCCTGTTCGGGCGCGGCTCCTCCGGCGAGGGCTGCGACACGGAGGACCTCGAACTTCCCTATCAGCAGGGCGCGTTGCTGGACGAGGTGTTCGGTGCGGGAACGCCCGTCGTGCTCGTCGTGCTCAGCGGCCGGCCCTACGCGCTGGGCCGCTGGGCCGACCGGGCCGCCGCCGTCGTCCAGGCGTTCTTCCCCGGCCAGGAGGGCGGCCCCGCCGTCGCCGGAGTCCTGTCCGGACGCGTCGAGCCGTCCGGACGGCTGCCGATCGGCGTGCCGCGCACCCCGGCGGCCAGCCCGCGCCGTACCTCGCGCCACCGCTCGGCCGCCGCGGCGACCCCAGCAACGTCGACCCCACCGCCCTCTACCCGTTCGGCCACGGCCTCTCGTACACCACGTTCGCCTGGGACACCCCGCAGTGCGACGCCCCCGAACTGCCCACCGACGGCGAGACCACCGTGCGGCTCACCGTCCGCAACACCGGTGACCGGCCGGGCACCGAGATCGTCCAGCTCTACCTCCACGACCCGGTCGGCACCGTCGCCCGCCCCGAGGTGCGGCTCGTCGGCTATGCCCGCGTCCCGCTCGACGCGGGGGCGAGCGCCGAGGTGCACGCCACGTTCCCCGCGGACCTCGCCGCGTACACCGGTGCCGACGGCCGCCGCGTCGTCGAACCCGGCGCGCTCGAACTGCGCGTCGCCGCGTCCAGCGAACACGTCCACCACACCGTGCCGCTCACCCTCACGGGAGCGGAGCGGGAGGTCGGGCACGAGCGGCGGATGCGCTGCGAGCTGCGCGTCAAGTAGCCGGCGCCGCGCCCCACGAACCGCCGGGCGTCACGACGTCCCTGTGGCGCCCGGCTCACGAACGCGGGGCGCGCCGTCTCGGCGCGCCCCGCCGCGCAAGGACAACGACCCGCCCAGCTGTGCGAGTTGGGATCTCATCGAGTTGAGGAGCCGCACCATGCGCACGTCCCCCCGATCCGCCCGCACCAGATCCGCCGCCGGCGCCGCCCTCGCCGCGACGGCCCTGCTGCTCGGCCTCGCCGCCGCCCCGTCCGCCCAGGCGGAGACCGGCGCGAAGCAGCACACGCGGACGCTCGACGACCTGGCCCGCCAGAGCGGCCGCTACTTCGGCTCCGCCGTCGACAACCCGGAGCTGGCCGACACCGAGTACGCCGACCTGCTCGGGCGCGAGTTCGGCAGCACCACCCCCGGCAACGCCATGAAGTGGTACGCCACCGAACCCCAGCGCGGCGTCTTCGACTTCACCGCGGGCGACGAGATCGTCGACTACGCGCGGGCCAACGGCCTCAAGCTCCGCGGCCACACCCTGCTGTGGCACAGCCAGCTGCCGGACTGGCTCTCCTCCGGTACCTGGACGAAGGACGAACTGCGCTCCATCCTCAAGAACCACATCACGCACGTGGTGAAGCACTACCGCGGCAAGGTCTTCGCCTGGGACGTCGCCAACGAGATCATGAACGAGGACGGCACCTACCGCGAGAACATCTTCTACAAGACCATCGGCCCCGGCTACATCGCCGACGCCCTGCGCTGGGCCCGCGCCGCCGACCCGAAGGTCAAGCTCTACCTCAACGACTACAACGTCGACGGACTCGGCGCGAAGTCGGACGCCTACTACGCGCTGATCAAGCAGCTCAAGGCGGACCGCGTACCGATCGACGGCTTCGGTCTCCAGGGCCACCTGGCGCTCCAGTACGGCCTGCCCGGGGGCATCAAGGAGAACCTCCAGCGCTTCGCCGACCTCGGCGTCGACGTCGCCTTCACCGAGCTCGACATCCGCATGATCCTGCCCGCGGACGAGGCGAAGCTGGCCCAGCAGGCCGACTGGTACGGCCAGGTCACCAGTGCCTGCCTCGCCGTGAAGCGGTGCGTCGGCATCACGGTGTGGGGCTACTCCGACCGCCACTCGTGGATCCCCGCCGTCTTCGAGGGACAGGGCGCCGCGCTGCCCTGGGACGAGAACCTCCAGCGCAAGCCCGCCTACGACGCGATCAGGGCGGCGCTCCTCGCCGCCGCGAAGAAGGACTGACCGCCCGGCGCGCCCGGCCTGTCCGTCGTCCCCGGCACACCCGTCGTCCGCGTCGCAGTCGTCGTCCCCGTCGTCCCCGTCAGAGAGAAACGGTTCCTCCGATGAGGTGCGCCGCGTGGTGCACGTACAGCTGCAGCCCACCGGGCAGCCGGGAGGTCGTCACCAGGATCGAGGCCTCCCCGTAGACGGGGTGACGCAGCCGGCGCGTGCACGCGTCGGACGGCAGCCGGACCGCCCGGCTCCGCCACAGCCCCGCGCCGAGCGGATCGGCGGTGATCCGCTCGGCGAGGGCGCGCAGCGCGGCGTCGGCGGGGATCCGGCCGATCGCCGCGCGCACCCGCGCGACGGCGTCGGCACGGACCTGGCCGATGTCGGCGAACCGCTGCTCCGCCTCCGCGGTGAGCAGCCACAGCACGAGGTTGCGGTCGTGGCGCGGGGACCGCTCGGGGTCGGCGAAGAGCCGCGCCACCGCGGCGTTCGCCGCCAGCACGTTCCACGCGTGGTCCGTGATCAGCGCCGCGTTCGGGTCCATCAGGTCGATGTGCGCGAGCTCCTCGACGGTCGGCCTGCGCCGCTCGACGAGGTCGTGCGCGCAGACGCCCGGCTCCGCCGCGAGCAGCAGGAACGTCTCGCGCGCCGCACCGGTCAGACCGAGCCCGTCGGCCACGGACTTCAGCCGCTCCAGGCCGAGGCCCGTGCCGTGCGGCGCGCCGCTCTCCAGCGCCGCGTACTGCCGCGCGGACAGGCCGACGGCCCGTGCCGTCTGGTCCCCGGTCAGACCGAGCGCCTGTCTGCGCGCGCTCAGCAGCTCCCGCAGCTCGGTGCCGCGGGTGTCGTCGTGGCCCCCGTCGGATGCCATGGGTTCCCCCCTTGTCAGCGGTGCCCCTCGGGCACGTGGTGCAGATGCGGACATGGGTGATGATGCGGAGCGACGGGGTCCAGGTTCATCGTCACCGGTGGTTATCACCCTTAAGTGGGTTTCCCTGTATGCCAGTTCGGTCGGTGGGGCGTGAACTGGGACGTTGGGCGGGAGTGGGTGTGCGCCGGGGCGGAGCGCGGTTGCGGAGCGTGGCCGGAGCGGGACCGATCGGGTGGTTGACGGACCGACAGGTATCGCATGGGGGCGCGGCCGTCCACACATCAACCGGAGATCGGGTGCCGCCCGCGCGCCCGTGACCGTCCCCGAGAAAGGCCCCGCATGTCCCTGCCGCGCCACGCCCTCGCCGTCTCCCTCGCCCTGACCCTGCTCGCCGGCCCCTGCGCCGCGGCCGCCGGGCGCGCCGCGCCCGGCGGTACGCCGACGTACCGGTGCACCACCAGCGAGAAGTCCGTCGACACCCCGTCGTACTCGGGCCCCTGGGCCGACAACTGGGACTTCACCGTCACGGTGTGCGCGGCCCGCTCCGGGACGAAGGCGCACGCGTACGCCAAGGCGTCCTGGGACGGTCCCGCCGCCGGGTTCAAGGAGGACTTCTTCAACGACGCCTACCTCACCCTCCGCG includes:
- a CDS encoding LacI family DNA-binding transcriptional regulator; this translates as MARDGGKGKAATQSADGPGKVTITEIAREAGVSVPTVSRVVNGRSDVSPATRARVEDLLHRHGYQRRPPAPGDRAALLDLVFNDLDSPWAVEIIRGVEEVAHEAGVGTVVSAIHDRAGAARQWMTNLRARASDGVILVTSVLEPGLHEELRRLGVPLVVIDPAGSPATEATTVGATNWAGGMAATEHLLALGHRRIGFIEGPPRLLCSRARLDGYRAALDVAGVPVEDELIVPGDFYHESGFTGCNALLDLAAPPTAVFASSDQMALGAIEALRRRGLRVPEDMSVVGFDDLPEVRWSAPPLTTVRQPLADMGKLAARSVLDLTRSVAPASPRVELATELVVRASTAAPRDV
- a CDS encoding extracellular solute-binding protein; amino-acid sequence: MSASDFSRRRFLGAASAAGLGAAALTACGGSDSGSGKDSSGRTVIEWWNIQTTEPSKTIWPERAKAFEAKNPDVRIKLVTLENDAYKSKMTALTSSGKLPDIYHTWGGGVLQQQIDAGLVEDLTTSMEPMAGTLVPASVKAYQFDSKTYAMPFDIGAVGFWYNKALFKKAGISAPPTTWDDYLDTVKKLKSAGVTPIALAGKEKWPGMYFWSYLSMRIAGVDGMQKAADAKDFTGDDFVKAGEHLKELVALKPFQKGFLGAAYSTPNGEAATMGNGKAAMELMGQWAPVVQADAGKGIGKDLGFFSFPSVAGGKGQLTDVFGGGGGYAVRKGAPKAAVDFLKFFMTAESDRILVSKANMIPVVKDAASALTDPNLTAVSDMLGKSTGFQLYLDQAYPPAVGQEVNDSVAALIAGSKSPEQVARSVTQVAKSQ
- a CDS encoding sugar ABC transporter permease; translation: MTSTYVKDARPAVAEEPQRDLGNRRPLARRVTDWLTAVSFTLPALILFGALVLAPIMYAVYVSLFNWGGFGSPTDYTGLDNYSRLIKDPVFLGDLWRGLLLVGFSILVQLPFALAMAVLLNQKLRGRALYRMLFFAPYVLSEVITGVLFSMIFAPDAGLADKVLGAVGLDGLGGLWFADQSTVMPTLFLVMTWKYFGFHMMLYLAGLQGIPAELHEAARIDGANAWERFRYITLPLLGPTVRISAFLSVIGAIQLFDLVWVTSQGGPDHASETMAITLFQYGFKRYQIGYASALSIALFLISLVFALAYQRFVLRRDTEGALTNMRATR
- a CDS encoding carbohydrate ABC transporter permease, producing MSAPDTVGRRRFGKVPLYVIVWLVGIVMVTPLLYALISGFKSTDQLSSNPFGLPSPWVTSNYTDILASGSFWRMLGSSTLVAIGTTLLTVGAAALAAFSLARFSYRGRELLFTLFTMGLMFPFAVAILPLFILLRTFGLLDNPWGVILPQAAFGLPITIVILRGFFRQIPGELEEAATLDGCSPFGFFWRILLPMARPALGTVSVLAVVSSWNNFLLPLLVFSNETWWTIPVGVQQFQGQYAADIARVFAYLVLAMVPALAFYAVAERQLIGGITMGATKG
- a CDS encoding helix-turn-helix domain-containing protein, with translation MASDGGHDDTRGTELRELLSARRQALGLTGDQTARAVGLSARQYAALESGAPHGTGLGLERLKSVADGLGLTGAARETFLLLAAEPGVCAHDLVERRRPTVEELAHIDLMDPNAALITDHAWNVLAANAAVARLFADPERSPRHDRNLVLWLLTAEAEQRFADIGQVRADAVARVRAAIGRIPADAALRALAERITADPLGAGLWRSRAVRLPSDACTRRLRHPVYGEASILVTTSRLPGGLQLYVHHAAHLIGGTVSL